The Paramormyrops kingsleyae isolate MSU_618 chromosome 11, PKINGS_0.4, whole genome shotgun sequence genome includes a window with the following:
- the LOC111859373 gene encoding isocitrate dehydrogenase [NADP], mitochondrial has translation MAGHLKVLTSLCRSSVAFSKKPPAIVSVTACHHGQRRNYADKRIKVAQPVVEMDGDEMTRIIWEFIKEKLILPHVAVELKYFDLGLPYRDQTDDQVTIDCALATKKYSVAVKCATITPDEARVEEFKLKKMWKSPNGTIRNILGGTVFREPIICKNIPRLVPGWTQPITIGRHAFGDQYRATDFVVNQPGKFKIIFTPTDGSKAKEWEVFDFPGGGCGMGMYNTDESISGFAHSCFQYAIQKKWPLYMSTKNTILKAYDGRFKDIFQDIFEKNYKPEFDKIKIWYEHRLIDDMVAQVLKSSGAFVWACKNYDGDVQSDILAQGFGSLGLMTSVLVCPDGRTIEAEAAHGTVTRHYREHQKGRPTSTNPIASIFAWTRGLEHRGKLDNNPDLIKFSQTLERVCVETVESGVMTKDLAGCIHGLANCKLNEHYVNTTDFLDAIRNNLDKALRK, from the exons ATGCTGACAAACGTATCAAGGTGGCCCAGCCCGTGGTGGAGATGGATGGTGATGAGATGACCAGGATAATATGGGAGTTCATCAAGGAAAAG CTCATCCTGCCCCACGTTGCCGTGGAACTGAAATACTTTGACCTGGGCCTTCCATACCGTGACCAGACAGACGATCAGGTCACCATCGACTGTGCCCTAGCCACCAAAAAATACAGTGTCGCTGTTAAATGTGCAACAATCACGCCAGATGAGGCCCGAGTGGAAG AGTTCAAGCTGAAGAAGATGTGGAAGAGTCCCAATGGAACAATCAGAAACATTCTGGGCGGGACTGTGTTCCGTGAGCCAATCATCTGCAAGAACATTCCCCGTCTGGTCCCTGGTTGGACGCAGCCTATCACTATAGGCAGGCACGCTTTTGGTGACCAG TACAGAGCGACGGACTTTGTGGTGAACCAGCCCGGCAAATTCAAGATAATCTTTACCCCCACCGACGGGAGCAAAGCCAAGGAGTGGGAGGTGTTTGACTTCCCTGGGGGGGGATGTGGCATGGGGATGTACAACACAGATGAG TCCATTAGCGGCTTTGCACACAGCTGTTTCCAGTACGCCATCCAGAAGAAGTGGCCCCTCTACATGAGCACAAAGAACACCATCCTGAAGGCCTACGATGGTCGCTTCAAAGACATCTTCCAGGACATCTTTGAGAA GAACTACAAGCCAGAGTTTGACAAGATCAAGATCTGGTACGAGCATCGACTCATCGACGACATGGTGGCCCAGGTGCTGAAGTCCTCCGGGGCCTTCGTGTGGGCCTGCAAGAACTACGACGGAGATGTGCAGTCGGACATCCTGGCCCAGG GTTTTGGCTCCTTGGGGCTGATGACCTCAGTGCTGGTGTGTCCCGATGGCCGGACCATAGAAGCAGAGGCGGCCCATGGCACAGTGACCAGGCACTACCGTGAGCACCAGAAG GGAAGGCCGACAAGCACTAACCCCATTGCCAGCATATTTGCCTGGACCAGGGGTCTCGAACATCGCGGGAAACTGGACAACAATCCCGACTTGATCAA GTTTTCCCAGACCCTGGAGAGGGTGTGTGTAGAGACCGTGGAAAGTGGCGTGATGACCAAGGATCTCGCCGGCTGCATCCATGGCCTTGCCAA TTGCAAGCTGAATGAACACTATGTCAACACCACGGACTTCCTGGATGCCATCAGGAACAATCTGGACAAAGCTCTCCGCAAGTAG